One window of Pleurodeles waltl isolate 20211129_DDA chromosome 3_1, aPleWal1.hap1.20221129, whole genome shotgun sequence genomic DNA carries:
- the ZNF593OS gene encoding putative transmembrane protein ZNF593OS yields MVIRLGRMTPAYFRLLQMQVAGELESEPKDRLVNHMALLLALMGLGLSYYSVRKMVHQASSPSGP; encoded by the exons ATGGTAATCCGTCTGGGCCGCATGACTCCAGCATACTTTCGCTTGCTACAG ATGCAGGTGGCTGGGGAGCTGGAGTCAGAACCAAAGGACCGGCTGGTGAATCACATGGCTCTGCTGCTGGCCTTGATGGGTCTTGGCCTCTCCTATTACAGCGTTCGCAAGATGGTTCACCAGGCTAGCAGCCCTTCAGGACCATAA